CTCCTTCAATATATAAGTTCTGAGTTAAATCCCAATTTTTGGATTCCTCAGGACAAGGCCTTAAAGTTCCAGTAGACTGTTTTTGAGACTCTTTAATAGCTTGAGTCTTTCCTGGCCAAGTAAAACTATACTTTTCATGAGAAACATCAATATTCTCACCTAAAACCAGCTCTAATTTTTTAAAGTCGATTTTATTTTCAGTTATAACCTCAGGAAAAATTTCTTTTAATTTAGAAATATTATCAAATACTATGTTTTTACTTTCACCGGTTAATTTTATTTCATTCATCATAATCACTTATATTGTAATAAATTCTTTTATATTATTTGTTCTTAAAATTTCTTTAATATTTGTTTTATCAGCATCAGATTTAAATCCAGAATCTTTAAATACTACTCTTGAAGTAGATGCGTTTTTAGTTAGCTTTATTATTTCACCAGTTATTTCCTTTGTTATATTATTATCTAAACATATTACTAAAGCACCAAAACCTACTGAATAAATGTTGTTAATCTCTTCAATTGGTAGTGTTAAATCTATTCCATATTTTAGCATTATTTCATAAACTAAATCCTCATTAGTTCTATCACTTTTTATATTATCTATTGTTAATGATTGTTGTACATTATTATAATCTGGATCCCATTTTTCTAAGTTAGAAGAATCCAATTTAAACACTTTAAAACCAATATCTAAAT
This DNA window, taken from Methanobrevibacter oralis, encodes the following:
- a CDS encoding DNA methyltransferase — translated: MNEIKLTGESKNIVFDNISKLKEIFPEVITENKIDFKKLELVLGENIDVSHEKYSFTWPGKTQAIKESQKQSTGTLRPCPEESKNWDLTQNLYIEGDNLEVLKLLQKSYYNKVKAIYIDPPYNTGKDFIYPDNYKDNLENYLKISGQLINSNVGEREREHWG